Proteins encoded by one window of Halobaculum halobium:
- a CDS encoding ribbon-helix-helix domain-containing protein, producing MTDYTTVSIPKDLAERVEETLEGTSFSSTSDLVRFLLRSIVIQHQKQGSLSEAQFEEITEQLRDLGYLE from the coding sequence ATGACCGACTACACCACCGTCTCCATCCCGAAGGACCTCGCCGAGCGCGTCGAGGAGACGCTCGAGGGGACGAGCTTCTCGTCGACCTCCGATCTCGTGCGCTTTCTCCTCCGAAGCATCGTGATCCAACACCAGAAACAGGGGTCGCTCTCGGAGGCACAGTTCGAGGAGATCACCGAGCAACTCCGCGACCTCGGCTATTTAGAGTAG